The following DNA comes from Apis cerana isolate GH-2021 linkage group LG14, AcerK_1.0, whole genome shotgun sequence.
TTgccaattagaaaaaaaggaaaactccCAGGAAAGGTTTTTAATCGTACCTTTAATTCAGAATATGGAGAGgtcagtaaataaaataaaactctttcattattagttattttaatgtaatttttaatttttaaacatcaatttttaatttttcaaaattatgtattttgtttttttttatctgatatAGGATACTTTTGAAATACAAACAGAGCAAATAAAACAAGGAAGTCGAGTGCTTATTGTAGATGATTTACTAGCAACAGGAGGTAagacaataataatagaaaaataaattttattaaatttcagaaaaaattagaaaaataaatttaaataggtACCATGGAAGCTGCAATAGAATTAGTGAAAGCAGTTGGAGGTGAAGTAATTGAATgtttaacaataattgaattaattggattaaagggaagagaaaaacTTAGTGTACCTGTTCACtcatttattcaatatgattcttaattctaaaataatatacataaaaagtaTAGTTTTATGTACAAagacaatataaaatacaatattatcattattattctatcatcattattctataaacaaagcatttaaaaaaatatttttgtaacaaaaatcTATGTAtatgacaattttttattataattccatataaagataacatatttttatataaagatattttataatcacaatattgtaaatattatacataaattttataattatacattttaataagttCTTAAACGATATatgatgttttattatattccaatcttttacatattattttaaaatatatattaattttctattataaaatatattaagtattaattatttttgatttttgagatCTTAATGAATCTAAAAAACTTTGTACTTCATATTCCAAGTTGTCTACATCTTGTTGTAATTgttgatattttgttttatcattttttaaatctaccATATCTTCATTACTTGAAGTTTCTAAATCTAAATGTGGAATATCATGAAATTGATCACAAATACATTTATGTTTAGCTTTGTATGTATCTTCTTCTGTTGCTTTCAATTCCCAATCCTCATTAAATGCATAttctttgaaacatttttgtgcttctaaaaacgaaataaatttgaattttatattgtcaaaattcttaataatttaatttatagtctTACCAGATAATCTTATTTGATGAATTTcatctataaaagtttttgcctcatgttttaatctattttcttctgcaatttttgtaattatatgattatgttcacgcataatttctttttgttttaatttttctaattcgaaaatagaaatttcatctgttaaaaattttggaaaatcatttatcataaatgGAGGATATGGTCCTTTAAAAGGcaatgtaattatttcatttctaaaaaaaatgatgtagagtatttatttaatgtataagaaaataatacaaaatcgttttttatgtttattaaagaataattattatacctaAGATAATAACTAGGATGTATTCTTAATGGTATGCTATTATCAAGCTTCTGAGCGACTTTTAGTAATTCTTGTGCACCAATATGGccttgtttaataaaatattttttaatattttcttgcgTTTGCAATGAAGATATGATAA
Coding sequences within:
- the LOC108000693 gene encoding adenine phosphoribosyltransferase gives rise to the protein MNKNEKIQLLRDSIATFPDFPKPGVLYRDIFGIFRNISAVRAMKDLIVEHILFLEVDFIVGLDSRGFLFGPIICMELGKPFLPIRKKGKLPGKVFNRTFNSEYGEDTFEIQTEQIKQGSRVLIVDDLLATGGTMEAAIELVKAVGGEVIECLTIIELIGLKGREKLSVPVHSFIQYDS